A window of Lentibacillus sp. Marseille-P4043 contains these coding sequences:
- the sucC gene encoding ADP-forming succinate--CoA ligase subunit beta produces the protein MNIHEYQGKEILRGYGVNVPNGHVAYTVDEAVEAAKKLGTSVTVVKAQIHAGGRGKAGGVKVAKNLDEVRTYAEEILGKTLVTHQTGPEGKEVKRLLIEEGCDIKKEYYVGVVLDRATSRVVMMASEEGGTEIEEVAAETPEKIFKEVIDPVVGLSPYQARRLAFNINIPDELLSKAVKFMTGLYQVFVEKDCSIAEINPLVTTGDGQVMALDAKLNFDDNAIFRQKDVQEFRDLDEEDEKEIEASKYDLSYVALDGNIGCMVNGAGLAMSTMDIIKHSGGEPANFLDVGGGATAEKVTEAFKIILSDPHVKGIFVNIFGGIMKCDVIAEGVVEATKQVGLEMPLVVRLEGTNVDLGKQILNESGLNITSADSMADGAEKIVSMVK, from the coding sequence ATGAACATTCATGAGTATCAAGGCAAAGAAATTTTGCGTGGATATGGTGTAAACGTTCCAAACGGCCATGTCGCGTATACTGTAGATGAAGCTGTTGAAGCTGCAAAAAAATTAGGCACATCTGTAACAGTAGTAAAAGCACAAATTCACGCTGGTGGCCGTGGTAAAGCAGGCGGGGTTAAAGTTGCTAAAAATTTAGATGAAGTGCGTACATATGCTGAAGAAATTTTAGGTAAGACACTTGTTACGCATCAAACAGGTCCAGAAGGTAAGGAAGTTAAACGCTTGCTTATTGAAGAAGGCTGCGATATTAAGAAAGAATATTATGTAGGAGTTGTCTTAGATCGTGCTACTTCCCGTGTCGTTATGATGGCATCAGAAGAAGGCGGTACTGAAATTGAGGAAGTTGCTGCAGAAACTCCAGAAAAAATATTTAAAGAAGTAATTGATCCAGTTGTTGGCTTGTCTCCTTATCAAGCTCGCAGACTAGCATTTAACATCAACATTCCGGATGAATTGCTATCCAAAGCCGTTAAATTCATGACTGGTCTTTACCAAGTGTTTGTTGAAAAAGACTGTTCCATTGCGGAAATCAACCCACTAGTTACAACTGGTGATGGACAAGTTATGGCGCTTGATGCGAAATTAAACTTTGATGATAATGCAATTTTCCGCCAAAAAGATGTCCAAGAATTTCGTGATTTGGACGAAGAAGACGAAAAAGAGATTGAAGCATCTAAATATGACTTAAGTTATGTTGCGCTAGATGGAAACATTGGCTGTATGGTTAACGGTGCTGGACTTGCAATGTCAACAATGGACATTATCAAACATTCTGGCGGCGAACCTGCAAACTTCCTTGATGTTGGGGGCGGTGCAACTGCTGAAAAAGTTACCGAAGCATTTAAAATTATTTTGTCCGATCCACATGTAAAAGGAATTTTCGTTAATATTTTCGGTGGAATCATGAAATGTGATGTTATCGCTGAAGGTGTTGTCGAAGCTACAAAACAAGTTGGCTTAGAAATGCCATTAGTTGTGCGTTTAGAAGGTACGAATGTTGATTTAGGTAAGCAAATTTTAAACGAATCAGGCTTAAATATTACTTCTGCTGACTCAATGGCTGACGGAGCAGAAAAAATCGTTTCTATGGTTAAATAA
- a CDS encoding EscU/YscU/HrcU family type III secretion system export apparatus switch protein, with amino-acid sequence MNTKRKKATALRYDKTQDHAPRVTATGKGLTAENIIEKAKANNVPVQEDASLIELLSELNINETIPEELYQAVAEVFAFVYKADQSAGNAKKE; translated from the coding sequence ATGAATACAAAACGAAAAAAGGCTACTGCATTGCGATATGACAAAACTCAAGATCATGCTCCTAGAGTTACTGCTACAGGAAAAGGTTTAACCGCGGAGAATATAATTGAAAAGGCGAAAGCGAACAATGTGCCAGTTCAAGAGGACGCCTCGTTAATCGAGTTGTTGTCTGAATTGAATATTAATGAAACAATACCAGAGGAACTGTATCAAGCAGTTGCGGAGGTTTTTGCATTTGTATATAAAGCAGATCAAAGTGCTGGCAATGCTAAGAAGGAATAA